One window of Dehalobacterium formicoaceticum genomic DNA carries:
- a CDS encoding AAA family ATPase translates to MLSIEEIKENLKREDYLCDHNLATILSLSSLLKKPLLLEGPAGVGKTELAKSMAQAFDMELIRLQCYEGLDEHQALYEWNYQKQLLYLQSTTKNDSNWTSAQKDIFSPDFLLARPLLKAFLSEKPVVLLIDEIDKSDEEFESFLLEALSDFQVTIPEFGTVKAKSIPMMFLTSNGSRDFSDGLKRRCVHYFIDYPDFDRELEIIKTKVPGISEKLSQQIVDFIQQLRKQKLRKKPSIAETLDWAKVLLALNIESLEDERIKDTFNFILKYQEDIALVTS, encoded by the coding sequence ATGCTGTCTATTGAGGAAATTAAAGAAAATTTAAAACGGGAAGACTATTTATGCGACCATAACCTGGCCACGATCTTAAGTTTATCTTCTCTCTTAAAAAAACCCCTTCTGTTAGAAGGTCCGGCAGGCGTTGGAAAAACAGAACTGGCCAAGTCCATGGCTCAGGCTTTTGATATGGAATTGATTCGACTCCAGTGTTATGAAGGGCTGGACGAACATCAGGCCCTTTATGAATGGAATTACCAAAAGCAGCTTTTATATTTGCAATCAACTACGAAAAATGATTCCAATTGGACTTCCGCCCAAAAGGATATCTTTTCTCCCGACTTTCTTCTGGCTCGTCCCTTGCTGAAAGCTTTTCTTTCAGAAAAACCGGTGGTGCTTTTGATTGATGAAATCGATAAAAGCGATGAAGAATTTGAAAGTTTTCTTTTGGAAGCTCTGTCTGATTTTCAGGTTACCATTCCCGAATTTGGCACGGTAAAAGCAAAATCCATCCCCATGATGTTTTTGACCAGCAATGGCTCCCGGGATTTCAGCGACGGCTTGAAACGCCGATGTGTCCATTATTTCATAGATTATCCTGACTTTGATCGGGAATTAGAAATTATCAAAACAAAAGTGCCGGGAATATCTGAAAAGCTGTCCCAGCAAATTGTGGATTTTATTCAGCAACTGCGTAAACAAAAGCTGCGCAAAAAACCCAGTATCGCCGAAACCCTGGACTGGGCAAAGGTATTGTTAGCTCTAAATATTGAATCGCTGGAGGACGAAAGAATTAAAGACACCTTCAATTTTATTCTAAAATATCAGGAAGACATTGCTTTAGTAACGTCATAG